A genome region from Arachis duranensis cultivar V14167 chromosome 6, aradu.V14167.gnm2.J7QH, whole genome shotgun sequence includes the following:
- the LOC107495009 gene encoding cyclic nucleotide-gated ion channel 1 isoform X1, with protein MRTQPDKFVRFQDWNSDKGSESNYPVINIAPSQRFKTTLNSISAKFQRGLEYGFQRIKRFSLSFKSFLFSRAFSSNFSSRKKILDPQGPFLQKWNKIFVLLCVIAVSLDPLFFYVPVIDDEKKCLSLDNKMEITATVLRTFSDIFYIVHMIFQFRTGFIAPSSRVFGRGVLVEDSWAIAKRYLTSYFLVDILSVLPLPQVVILIVIPGMSGYKSLNTKNLLKFIVFFQYIPRVFRIIPLYKEVTRTSGILTETAWAGAVFNLFLYMLASHVVGAFWYLFSIERETTCWQKACTRSNATCNKEDMYCNNHQGGLSTISTFLNASCPIKETNTTLFDFGIFLDALQSGVVESRDFPQKFFYCFWWGLKSLSSLGQNLTTSTFVWEICFAVFISIAGLVLFSFLIGNMQTYLQSTTTRLEEMRVKRRDAEQWMSHRLLPDSLRQRIRRYEQYKWQETRGVDEDNLICNLPKDLRRDIKRHLCLALLMRVPMFEKMDEQLLDAMCDRLKPVLYTEESYIVREGDPVDEMLFIMRGRLLTMTTNGGRTGFFNSEYLKAGDFCGEELLTWALDPHSSSNLPISTRTVQTLSEVEAFALKADDLKFVASQFRRLHSKQLRHTFRFYSQQWRTWAACFIQAAWRRYAKKKLEESLVEEENRLKDALAKVGGSSPSLGATIYASRFAANALRLLRRNRTRKTRMPERIPPMLLQKPAEPDFTDEEQ; from the exons ATGAGAACTCAGCCAGACAAGTTTGTTAG GTTTCAGGACTGGAATTCAGACAAGGGTTCTGAGAGCAATTATCCTGTGATCAACATTGCACCTTCGCAGAGATTCAAAACTACATTAAATTCTATATCTGCAAAGTTTCAAAGGGGATTGGAATATGGTTTTCAAAGGATAAAGAGATTCAGTTTATCATTCAAGTCCTTTCTGTTCAGCCGTGCTTTTTCTAGTAACTTTAGTTCTAGAAAGAAAATCCTTGATCCACAGGGTCCGTTCCTTCAAAAATGGAACAAGATATTTGTATTGCTATGTGTTATTGCAGTATCACTGGATCCTTTGTTCTTTTATGTCCCTGTGATCGATGATGAGAAGAAATGTCTTTCACTGGACAACAAGATGGAGATTACAGCAACTGTTTTAAGAACTTTCTCCGATATCTTTTATATAGTCCACATGATTTTCCAGTTTCGTACTGGATTCATTGCTCCATCTTCTCGAGTGTTTGGAAGAGGTGTTTTGGTTGAGGATTCTTGGGCAATAGCAAAGCGATATCTAACATCTTATTTCTTAGTTGACATTCTTTCTGTTCTTCCCCTTCCACAG GTGGTGATTCTAATAGTCATTCCAGGGATGAGTGGCTACAAATCGCTGAATACAAAGAACTTGCTgaaatttattgttttcttcCAATATATACCTCGAGTTTTTCGAATAATTCCATTATATAAAGAAGTTACAAGAACCTCTGGCATTCTCACTGAAACAGCTTGGGCTGGTGCTGTATTTAATCTCTTTCTTTACATGCTTGCAAGTCAT GTTGTTGGTGCCTTTTGGTACTTGTTTTCTATAGAACGGGAAACCACATGCTGGCAAAAAGCCTGCACCCGAAGTAATGCAACATGTAATAAGGAGGACATGTATTGCAACAATCATCAAGGAGGGTTAAGCACAATTTCAACGTTTCTCAATGCTTCTTGCCCAATAAAGGAGACAAACACGACACTTTTTGATTTTGGGATATTCCTTGATGCCCTTCAATCTGGTGTTGTGGAGTCAAGAGACTTTCCACAAaagttcttttattgtttttggtgGGGCCTAAAAAGTTTGAG TTCTCTTGGTCAAAACCTGACGACAAGTACCTTTGTGTGGGAAATCTGCTTTGCAGTTTTCATTTCCATCGCTGGGTTGGTATTATTTTCATTCCTTATCGGGAATATGCAG ACATATTTgcaatcaacaacaacaagatTAGAGGAGATGAGGGTGAAAAGGAGAGATGCAGAACAGTGGATGTCTCATAGACTCCTCCCTGACAGCCTTAGGCAGCGAATCAGACGATATGAGCAGTACAAATGGCAAGAAACCAGAGGTGTTGATGAGGATAACTTGATTTGCAATCTTCCAAAGGATTTGAGAAGGGACATTAAGCGCCATCTTTGCTTGGCTTTGCTGATGAGA GTGCCAATGTTTGAGAAAATGGATGAACAACTTTTGGATGCCATGTGTGATCGTCTTAAGCCAGTGCTTTACACGGAAGAAAGCTATATTGTCCGGGAAGGAGACCCTGTCGATGAGATGCTTTTCATAATGCGAGGCAGGTTATTGACAATGACAACCAACGGAGGAAGAACAGGCTTCTTTAATTCCGAGTATCTTAAAGCCGGTGACTTTTGCGGAGAAGAGCTTCTCACATGGGCTTTAGATCCTCATTCTTCATCCAACCTCCCCATCTCAACCAGGACTGTCCAAACACTTTCAGAAGTGGAAGCTTTCGCTCTAAAAGCCGATGACTTGAAGTTTGTGGCTTCTCAATTTAGGCGTCTTCACAGCAAGCAGCTACGCCACACTTTCCGGTTCTACTCGCAACAGTGGCGCACATGGGCCGCATGTTTCATTCAAGCGGCCTGGCGTCGCTATGCTAAAAAGAAGCTTGAAGAGTCTCTCGTTGAAGAAGAGAATAGGCTGAAAGATGCATTGGCAAAGGTAGGTGGTAGCTCACCAAGTCTAGGTGCCACCATATATGCCTCCAGGTTTGCTGCCAATGCACTTAGATTGTTGCGGCGTAACCGCACAAGGAAGACAAGGATGCCGGAGAGAATACCCCCCATGCTGCTTCAGAAGCCTGCGGAACCTGATTTTACTGATGAAGAGCAGTAA
- the LOC107495109 gene encoding bidirectional sugar transporter SWEET1 gives MVNAAHFFFGVIGNASGLFLFLAPTITFKRIIKNKSTEQFSGVPYPMTLLNCLLSTWYGLPFVSPNNILVVIINGTGALIEIVYVIIFITYAPPKERNKTLGLFSFVIAVFAIVVVISLIALHGNIRMVFCGMVAAVFSIIMYGSPLSIMKLVIKTKSVEFMPFYLSLFVFICGTSWFIYGLIGHDPYLAVPNGIGSALGTAQLILYFMYRGNKGVSNEETKAATEEAADTMEMGVAKATSSEQ, from the exons ATGGTGAATGCTGCGCATTTCTTCTTCGGTGTAATAG GAAATGCTTCTGGACTCTTCCTATTCTTGGCTCCAAC TATTACATTCAAGAGGATTATTAAAAACAAATCCACAGAACAATTCTCTGGAGTTCCTTACCCTATGACACTGCTCAACTGTCTTCTTTCCACttg GTATGGATTGCCATTTGTGTCTCCAAACAACATACTTGTAGTGATAATAAACGGCACAGGAGCATTGATAGAAATCGTATATGTAATAATCTTCATAACGTATGCACCGCCGAAGGAGAGGAACAAAACCCTTGGGCTCTTCTCATTTGTAATAGCAGTTTTCGCCATCGTTGTTGTTATTTCCCTTATTGCCCTTCACGGCAATATCAGAATGGTCTTCTGCGGTATGGTTGCCGCCGTCttctccattattatgtatggCTCTCCCCTCTCTATTATG AAACTGGTGATCAAAACTAAGAGCGTGGAGTTCATGCCGTTCTACCTTTCCCTCTTTGTGTTCATCTGTGGTACTTCCTGGTTCATTTATGGCCTTATAGGCCATGACCCCTACCTTGCA GTACCAAATGGAATAGGATCAGCATTGGGGACAGCGCAACTAATATTGTATTTCATGTACCGAGGCAACAAAGGTGTTAGCAATGAGGAAACAAAGGCAGCAACAGAAGAAGCAGCAGACACTATGGAGATGGGGGTTGCAAAAGCCACATCATCGGAACAATAA
- the LOC107495009 gene encoding cyclic nucleotide-gated ion channel 1 isoform X2: MRTQPDKFVRFQDWNSDKGSESNYPVINIAPSQRFKTTLNSISAKFQRGLEYGFQRIKRFSLSFKSFLFSRAFSSNFSSRKKILDPQGPFLQKWNKIFVLLCVIAVSLDPLFFYVPVIDDEKKCLSLDNKMEITATVLRTFSDIFYIVHMIFQFRTGFIAPSSRVFGRGVLVEDSWAIAKRYLTSYFLVDILSVLPLPQVVGAFWYLFSIERETTCWQKACTRSNATCNKEDMYCNNHQGGLSTISTFLNASCPIKETNTTLFDFGIFLDALQSGVVESRDFPQKFFYCFWWGLKSLSSLGQNLTTSTFVWEICFAVFISIAGLVLFSFLIGNMQTYLQSTTTRLEEMRVKRRDAEQWMSHRLLPDSLRQRIRRYEQYKWQETRGVDEDNLICNLPKDLRRDIKRHLCLALLMRVPMFEKMDEQLLDAMCDRLKPVLYTEESYIVREGDPVDEMLFIMRGRLLTMTTNGGRTGFFNSEYLKAGDFCGEELLTWALDPHSSSNLPISTRTVQTLSEVEAFALKADDLKFVASQFRRLHSKQLRHTFRFYSQQWRTWAACFIQAAWRRYAKKKLEESLVEEENRLKDALAKVGGSSPSLGATIYASRFAANALRLLRRNRTRKTRMPERIPPMLLQKPAEPDFTDEEQ, from the exons ATGAGAACTCAGCCAGACAAGTTTGTTAG GTTTCAGGACTGGAATTCAGACAAGGGTTCTGAGAGCAATTATCCTGTGATCAACATTGCACCTTCGCAGAGATTCAAAACTACATTAAATTCTATATCTGCAAAGTTTCAAAGGGGATTGGAATATGGTTTTCAAAGGATAAAGAGATTCAGTTTATCATTCAAGTCCTTTCTGTTCAGCCGTGCTTTTTCTAGTAACTTTAGTTCTAGAAAGAAAATCCTTGATCCACAGGGTCCGTTCCTTCAAAAATGGAACAAGATATTTGTATTGCTATGTGTTATTGCAGTATCACTGGATCCTTTGTTCTTTTATGTCCCTGTGATCGATGATGAGAAGAAATGTCTTTCACTGGACAACAAGATGGAGATTACAGCAACTGTTTTAAGAACTTTCTCCGATATCTTTTATATAGTCCACATGATTTTCCAGTTTCGTACTGGATTCATTGCTCCATCTTCTCGAGTGTTTGGAAGAGGTGTTTTGGTTGAGGATTCTTGGGCAATAGCAAAGCGATATCTAACATCTTATTTCTTAGTTGACATTCTTTCTGTTCTTCCCCTTCCACAG GTTGTTGGTGCCTTTTGGTACTTGTTTTCTATAGAACGGGAAACCACATGCTGGCAAAAAGCCTGCACCCGAAGTAATGCAACATGTAATAAGGAGGACATGTATTGCAACAATCATCAAGGAGGGTTAAGCACAATTTCAACGTTTCTCAATGCTTCTTGCCCAATAAAGGAGACAAACACGACACTTTTTGATTTTGGGATATTCCTTGATGCCCTTCAATCTGGTGTTGTGGAGTCAAGAGACTTTCCACAAaagttcttttattgtttttggtgGGGCCTAAAAAGTTTGAG TTCTCTTGGTCAAAACCTGACGACAAGTACCTTTGTGTGGGAAATCTGCTTTGCAGTTTTCATTTCCATCGCTGGGTTGGTATTATTTTCATTCCTTATCGGGAATATGCAG ACATATTTgcaatcaacaacaacaagatTAGAGGAGATGAGGGTGAAAAGGAGAGATGCAGAACAGTGGATGTCTCATAGACTCCTCCCTGACAGCCTTAGGCAGCGAATCAGACGATATGAGCAGTACAAATGGCAAGAAACCAGAGGTGTTGATGAGGATAACTTGATTTGCAATCTTCCAAAGGATTTGAGAAGGGACATTAAGCGCCATCTTTGCTTGGCTTTGCTGATGAGA GTGCCAATGTTTGAGAAAATGGATGAACAACTTTTGGATGCCATGTGTGATCGTCTTAAGCCAGTGCTTTACACGGAAGAAAGCTATATTGTCCGGGAAGGAGACCCTGTCGATGAGATGCTTTTCATAATGCGAGGCAGGTTATTGACAATGACAACCAACGGAGGAAGAACAGGCTTCTTTAATTCCGAGTATCTTAAAGCCGGTGACTTTTGCGGAGAAGAGCTTCTCACATGGGCTTTAGATCCTCATTCTTCATCCAACCTCCCCATCTCAACCAGGACTGTCCAAACACTTTCAGAAGTGGAAGCTTTCGCTCTAAAAGCCGATGACTTGAAGTTTGTGGCTTCTCAATTTAGGCGTCTTCACAGCAAGCAGCTACGCCACACTTTCCGGTTCTACTCGCAACAGTGGCGCACATGGGCCGCATGTTTCATTCAAGCGGCCTGGCGTCGCTATGCTAAAAAGAAGCTTGAAGAGTCTCTCGTTGAAGAAGAGAATAGGCTGAAAGATGCATTGGCAAAGGTAGGTGGTAGCTCACCAAGTCTAGGTGCCACCATATATGCCTCCAGGTTTGCTGCCAATGCACTTAGATTGTTGCGGCGTAACCGCACAAGGAAGACAAGGATGCCGGAGAGAATACCCCCCATGCTGCTTCAGAAGCCTGCGGAACCTGATTTTACTGATGAAGAGCAGTAA